The following coding sequences are from one Veillonellaceae bacterium window:
- a CDS encoding energy-coupling factor ABC transporter permease, with translation MKITWLVVYFVAVSACMPAVGHAMHIMEGFLPQSHAFLWMAVVAPFIALGIRQIGATLKNYPERKLLLGLAAAFIFVLSALKIPSVTGSSSHATGVGLSAILFGPAVSSVLSGIVLVFQALLLAHGGISTWGANTFSMGVAGAFMAWGLFKVCRSMGFSEKIAVFLAAACGDWTTYMVTAAQLAWAFPDPVGGVWLSFTKFLGVFSITQIPLAISEGLLSVVVYNALLRYSEQGLIQAWWKGGMTNGK, from the coding sequence ATGAAAATTACCTGGTTAGTTGTTTATTTCGTAGCTGTCAGTGCATGTATGCCGGCTGTTGGTCATGCCATGCACATCATGGAGGGCTTTTTGCCGCAAAGTCATGCTTTTTTGTGGATGGCGGTTGTAGCTCCGTTTATCGCCTTAGGGATTAGGCAAATCGGCGCTACTTTAAAGAATTACCCGGAAAGAAAACTGCTGCTTGGCCTAGCTGCCGCGTTTATTTTTGTGCTTTCGGCACTTAAAATTCCCTCGGTTACCGGTTCAAGCTCGCATGCTACCGGGGTTGGTCTAAGCGCAATCCTATTTGGGCCGGCAGTATCAAGCGTGCTAAGCGGCATTGTATTGGTCTTTCAAGCGCTCTTGTTAGCCCATGGTGGCATTAGCACCTGGGGAGCCAATACATTCTCGATGGGTGTCGCTGGAGCATTTATGGCTTGGGGCTTGTTCAAGGTATGCCGCTCGATGGGCTTTTCAGAAAAAATAGCTGTCTTTCTGGCTGCTGCTTGCGGCGATTGGACTACATACATGGTGACGGCCGCTCAGCTAGCATGGGCATTTCCCGATCCAGTCGGAGGGGTATGGCTGTCATTTACTAAATTTCTCGGTGTTTTTTCAATAACTCAGATTCCGCTGGCAATTAGCGAGGGCTTGCTTAGCGTAGTCGTCTATAATGCGCTACTGCGTTACAGTGAGCAAGGCTTAATTCAAGCCTGGTGGAAAGGTGGAATGACTAATGGTAAGTAA
- a CDS encoding ABC transporter ATP-binding protein, translating to MQIHPLLEAQNIEFSYRFDKPALNGINLKIPAGKRVAFVGPNGAGKSTLFLQFNAILRPTAGRLLYQGRPYEYSRSAITTLRQKIGLVFQDPDTQLFAGSVLDDVLFGPMNLGMSLKKAEQTAMKALEAVQMAEYANEPVHFLSHGQKKRVAIAGVLAMQPEMLVMDEPTAGLDFPGMQNLSEIMDRLYTQGTTLVVATHDVDWAWRWADLVYVLAQGQVIAGGPPDTILNCSNHVDHGFARPVVGEIYTAMVNKNGNSGIPRTVAELISLLKGGF from the coding sequence ATGCAGATACACCCGCTATTAGAAGCTCAAAACATTGAATTTTCATACCGATTTGATAAACCTGCCCTCAATGGTATAAATCTCAAGATACCCGCCGGAAAGCGGGTTGCTTTTGTTGGCCCAAACGGAGCAGGAAAATCTACCTTATTTTTGCAGTTTAACGCTATCTTAAGGCCCACAGCCGGACGGCTCCTGTATCAAGGGAGGCCTTATGAATACTCGCGCTCAGCAATAACGACGCTACGACAAAAAATTGGTCTTGTTTTTCAGGATCCTGACACTCAGCTATTTGCCGGAAGTGTCCTGGATGATGTTTTGTTTGGTCCGATGAACTTGGGAATGAGTCTAAAAAAGGCTGAACAAACGGCGATGAAAGCATTAGAAGCTGTTCAGATGGCCGAATATGCCAACGAGCCGGTGCATTTTTTAAGTCATGGCCAAAAAAAACGCGTTGCTATTGCCGGAGTTTTGGCAATGCAGCCCGAAATGCTTGTTATGGACGAGCCTACTGCCGGATTGGATTTTCCCGGCATGCAAAATTTAAGTGAAATCATGGACAGATTGTATACCCAAGGTACAACCCTGGTCGTCGCCACTCATGATGTCGACTGGGCGTGGCGGTGGGCCGACTTGGTATACGTACTGGCGCAGGGGCAAGTCATTGCCGGAGGGCCGCCTGATACCATTCTTAATTGCAGTAATCATGTTGATCATGGCTTTGCTCGGCCGGTGGTTGGTGAAATTTATACAGCCATGGTTAACAAGAACGGTAATAGTGGGATACCGCGGACAGTAGCCGAACTTATATCCTTACTTAAAGGCGGTTTTTAG
- the feoB gene encoding ferrous iron transport protein B, with protein sequence MHCHNNLSNIQIPDGAKKIVLVGNPNVGKSVFFNTLTGVYVDVSNFPGTTVDISHGKFGNDVVIDTPGVYGISSFNDEEIVARDVILSADLIVNIVNAVHLERDLFLTLQVIDTGIPVIVALNMMDEAAEQGIKVDVDLLEHLLGVPVIPTVAVKGKGLEEVKNRLYEARTGNVPIALKKQLQEMLNRTGSWGEALLVLEGDPHVAARHGVELGLNREEIYHERRHRVNDIIKHAVTESQEGALLSTKLGRLMLRPVTGIPFFLFALYIMYHLIGVVVAQDIVGFTEETLMQGMYEPAIRDFIGRFISEESILGAVLIGEFGLLTMTVTYILGLLLPLVVGFYLILSVMEDSGYLPRLATLVDRVMNSIGLNGRAIIPLILGFGCVTMATITTRILGTQRERTIATAVLGLAIPCSAQLGVIAGMLAGLGTKYILIYVTVMVVILGLVGKILHKVLPGESSDLLIDLPPIRLPRVKNVLKKTVVKSYAFLEEAAPLFALGALIISSLQLTGLLATIQNLFAPITEGMLLLPRETATAFIMGMIRRDFGAAGLSGMVLTPEQTLISLIAITLFVPCIASIIVMFKERGTREGTLIWIGSWVAAFIVGGIVAHIIM encoded by the coding sequence ATGCATTGTCATAATAATCTTAGTAATATTCAAATACCAGATGGGGCAAAAAAGATAGTTCTTGTCGGCAATCCTAATGTTGGAAAATCAGTATTTTTTAACACACTTACCGGCGTTTACGTCGATGTTTCTAACTTCCCGGGCACAACGGTTGATATATCACATGGCAAGTTCGGCAATGATGTAGTTATCGATACCCCTGGTGTCTACGGAATATCTTCGTTTAATGATGAAGAAATAGTAGCTAGGGATGTAATCCTGTCAGCCGATTTGATTGTAAACATAGTTAATGCTGTACACCTTGAGCGGGACCTGTTTTTAACGCTGCAGGTAATCGATACTGGTATCCCAGTCATCGTAGCGTTAAATATGATGGACGAAGCAGCTGAACAAGGTATTAAGGTTGATGTTGACCTCTTGGAGCATCTACTCGGCGTTCCAGTAATTCCTACTGTCGCTGTCAAGGGTAAGGGGCTTGAAGAGGTTAAAAACAGGCTTTATGAAGCTCGGACCGGCAATGTGCCTATTGCTTTAAAGAAGCAGCTTCAAGAAATGCTTAACCGTACCGGTTCATGGGGTGAAGCTCTACTGGTGTTGGAAGGCGACCCGCATGTTGCTGCTCGTCATGGTGTAGAACTCGGCTTAAACCGCGAGGAAATTTATCATGAACGCCGTCATCGGGTAAATGACATAATAAAACACGCCGTCACTGAAAGTCAGGAAGGCGCGTTGCTCTCGACCAAACTTGGCCGTCTTATGCTGCGGCCCGTAACCGGTATACCATTCTTTCTTTTTGCACTATATATTATGTATCATTTGATTGGTGTAGTGGTTGCCCAAGATATTGTCGGTTTTACCGAAGAAACGCTGATGCAAGGTATGTATGAACCAGCAATTCGTGATTTTATTGGTCGATTTATTAGTGAGGAATCCATATTGGGCGCTGTCCTGATTGGAGAATTTGGTCTTTTGACCATGACGGTAACCTATATACTAGGACTGCTGCTGCCGCTGGTTGTTGGGTTTTATCTAATATTATCGGTAATGGAAGACTCGGGATACTTGCCTCGTCTAGCCACACTGGTAGATAGAGTGATGAACTCTATTGGTCTTAACGGCCGTGCAATTATTCCGCTGATTTTAGGGTTTGGCTGTGTAACTATGGCTACGATTACGACCCGAATTCTGGGTACTCAGCGTGAACGGACAATTGCTACCGCTGTACTGGGATTAGCTATTCCATGTTCGGCGCAACTGGGTGTAATTGCCGGAATGCTTGCCGGACTTGGTACGAAGTATATTTTGATTTATGTAACAGTAATGGTTGTTATCTTAGGCTTAGTCGGGAAAATTCTTCATAAAGTGTTACCCGGTGAGTCGTCTGATCTGCTGATCGACTTGCCGCCGATAAGACTGCCGAGGGTCAAAAATGTACTCAAAAAGACGGTGGTTAAGTCCTATGCCTTTCTGGAAGAAGCCGCACCGCTTTTCGCGCTAGGAGCACTAATAATCAGTTCATTGCAGTTAACAGGCTTATTGGCTACAATTCAAAATCTCTTTGCGCCGATTACCGAAGGTATGCTGCTACTGCCACGTGAAACGGCTACCGCCTTTATCATGGGCATGATTCGTCGTGACTTCGGCGCAGCCGGTTTATCCGGCATGGTGCTGACTCCGGAACAAACACTGATTTCGCTTATTGCCATTACGCTGTTTGTACCTTGCATCGCTTCAATCATCGTAATGTTCAAAGAACGTGGTACTCGCGAAGGGACGCTAATTTGGATTGGTTCCTGGGTTGCTGCATTTATAGTCGGCGGTATTGTAGCTC
- the cbiQ gene encoding cobalt ECF transporter T component CbiQ, protein MLYLDYLAYNNALKHVSIHEKILLGWGCLILSLVLPRPFTLLCIILLMHSVMLYAKISPRYLLRLWMAPLAFLLVGLVTVAVSFGTMPFSAIASTKVGSYYLGITAQGIMTAKGLFLRSAAAVSCLFMVATTTPIAHITAFAARIKALNTVMEISLLTYRFIFVFLETAAQIYTAQQSRLGYSSTKRSLRSLTMLAANLCSKSFITARDLYTALLARNYSDKLVYRYPRQDISLIRLIAIVAVLISVALTATL, encoded by the coding sequence ATGTTGTATTTAGATTATCTAGCTTACAATAATGCGTTAAAGCATGTTAGTATACATGAAAAGATATTGTTAGGGTGGGGTTGCCTGATTTTGTCATTGGTCTTGCCCCGCCCCTTTACTTTGCTATGCATTATTTTACTTATGCATAGTGTGATGCTGTATGCAAAAATATCACCGCGCTATCTTTTACGTTTATGGATGGCGCCTTTGGCTTTTTTGCTAGTTGGCTTGGTTACAGTCGCTGTAAGTTTTGGAACAATGCCATTTTCGGCCATTGCCAGCACTAAAGTTGGCAGCTATTACTTAGGCATAACTGCACAAGGGATTATGACGGCAAAAGGCCTTTTTTTGCGGAGTGCGGCGGCAGTATCATGTCTGTTTATGGTTGCTACAACCACACCGATTGCTCACATTACGGCATTTGCAGCCAGGATTAAGGCGCTCAATACCGTAATGGAGATAAGCTTGCTTACCTACCGTTTTATTTTCGTGTTTTTAGAAACTGCGGCCCAAATATATACTGCTCAGCAGTCTCGTTTAGGATATTCAAGCACTAAGCGGTCGCTGCGCTCGCTGACCATGCTGGCCGCCAATCTTTGCAGTAAATCATTCATTACTGCTCGTGACCTTTATACCGCACTTCTAGCGCGCAACTATTCCGACAAATTGGTGTACCGCTATCCACGGCAGGATATTAGCCTCATACGTCTAATAGCTATTGTAGCGGTATTGATAAGTGTGGCTTTGACAGCAACGCTTTAG
- a CDS encoding energy-coupling factor ABC transporter substrate-binding protein, with amino-acid sequence MVSKQNIILLVLVVLLAVVPLMMHKESEFGGTDDQAQSAIEAINPDYEPWVNALWEPPSGEVESLLFALQAAIGAGFIGYFVGYQRGRKAPKPEEKGIKATATATTTN; translated from the coding sequence ATGGTAAGTAAGCAGAATATCATTTTATTAGTTCTGGTTGTCTTGCTGGCTGTTGTACCATTGATGATGCATAAAGAATCTGAGTTCGGCGGAACAGATGATCAGGCTCAATCCGCAATAGAGGCGATTAATCCTGATTATGAACCATGGGTAAACGCCTTGTGGGAGCCGCCTTCAGGCGAGGTTGAAAGCTTGCTTTTTGCTCTGCAGGCTGCTATCGGTGCCGGATTCATTGGCTACTTTGTAGGCTATCAGCGCGGGCGGAAAGCTCCGAAGCCTGAGGAAAAGGGTATCAAGGCGACCGCTACAGCTACAACAACAAACTAA
- a CDS encoding ferrous iron transport protein A — MTLDQANRGQRLYIAQIIGDTVRAQAIRFGIAEGAEVECAEKLPAGPIVICKGKQEIAIGRKLAENIQVQPA; from the coding sequence ATGACACTGGATCAGGCAAACCGCGGCCAACGTTTATATATAGCCCAAATAATCGGTGATACTGTCAGGGCGCAGGCGATTAGATTCGGGATTGCTGAAGGAGCCGAAGTAGAGTGTGCTGAAAAGCTGCCTGCCGGACCAATTGTAATCTGTAAAGGCAAACAGGAAATTGCCATTGGCCGCAAACTGGCTGAGAACATTCAAGTACAGCCTGCTTAA
- a CDS encoding HD domain-containing protein — protein sequence MDGQLFTRIAQAVQSSSLHGWLVIDRSFKIVFVNDTFCKLWQIDHDKLINKSLLEVLYNGEKKAEDDTYHGPLIETMDTGREFPLLEACLINPFDKSYIWYLASTFLLRDSNDEPQYAVGVYVPIDKFKVIEAKLDVINLSIIKAFCKAIGIRDSYTKQHSEHVAALMVELAEFMQLPRDGVTIAYLAGIVHDVGKIGVPERILNKPGSLTDNEYESVKRHAIKGADILSDIDGFEDIASIVRHHHERYDGLGYPLGLAGDAIPVYSRMLSVCDAYDAMTSARCYRAPYSVRQALDEIKRCSGTQFDPEISKAFIKFMEQSRIKSEDSNT from the coding sequence ATGGATGGACAACTGTTCACGCGCATTGCCCAAGCTGTACAAAGTAGCTCGCTGCATGGCTGGTTGGTTATTGACAGGAGTTTTAAGATTGTATTTGTCAATGACACATTTTGTAAGTTATGGCAGATAGACCATGATAAACTAATAAATAAGTCGCTGTTAGAGGTTCTCTATAACGGCGAGAAAAAAGCTGAGGATGATACTTACCACGGGCCGTTGATTGAAACCATGGATACCGGACGGGAATTTCCGTTATTAGAGGCATGCCTCATCAATCCATTCGATAAGTCCTATATTTGGTATCTTGCCAGCACTTTTTTACTTCGTGATTCAAACGATGAGCCGCAATATGCAGTTGGTGTTTATGTGCCAATTGATAAATTTAAGGTAATAGAGGCTAAGCTTGACGTTATAAATTTGAGCATAATCAAAGCTTTCTGTAAGGCAATCGGCATTAGGGACAGCTACACTAAACAGCATAGCGAGCATGTCGCTGCTCTGATGGTAGAATTGGCTGAATTTATGCAATTGCCGCGCGACGGCGTGACCATTGCCTATCTTGCCGGGATTGTGCATGATGTTGGTAAAATTGGTGTACCGGAGCGGATATTGAACAAGCCCGGGTCCTTAACCGATAATGAATATGAATCGGTAAAACGTCATGCAATAAAAGGCGCGGACATTTTATCTGACATAGATGGTTTTGAGGATATCGCCAGCATTGTGCGGCATCATCATGAGCGTTATGACGGACTGGGTTATCCGTTAGGTCTGGCTGGTGACGCCATACCCGTTTACAGCCGGATGTTGTCAGTCTGTGATGCCTATGATGCTATGACCAGCGCCAGGTGTTATCGCGCGCCTTACTCTGTAAGGCAGGCTTTAGACGAAATAAAACGGTGTTCAGGTACACAATTTGATCCTGAAATCAGTAAAGCTTTTATAAAATTTATGGAACAGAGCCGAATAAAGTCTGAGGACAGTAATACTTAA
- the serS gene encoding serine--tRNA ligase: MLDIKFVRENPEKVQQALINRGAAMNLDEFLRLEKERRSLLGEVEALKSQRNTVSQEISRLKKAKENADDLVAEMRVVGDKISELDAKVKEVEGKLSEIIMNIPNVPHESVVVGHDENDNKEIRKWGEPRKFEFEPLAHWEIGEKLGLLDFERGGKVTGARFTFYRGLGSRLERSLINFMLDLHTREHGYTEFFPPFIANKDSMTGTGQLPKFGEDMFKLEGLDYYLIPTAEVPVTNLHRGEILDVKELPLYYTAYSACFRAEAGAAGRDTRGLIRQHQFNKVEMVKFTKPEDSYDELEKLTNNAERVLQLLGLPYRVILLCTGDMGFSSAKTYDLEVWLPSFNKYREISSCSNFEDFQARRADIKFRREPKAKPEFVHTLNGSGVAIGRTVAAILENYQQPDGSVVVPEVLRPYMGTDIIKGY, translated from the coding sequence ATGCTTGATATCAAATTTGTGCGGGAAAACCCGGAAAAGGTTCAGCAAGCACTTATAAACCGCGGCGCAGCCATGAATTTAGACGAATTCTTGCGCTTAGAGAAGGAACGCCGCAGTCTTCTCGGCGAAGTGGAAGCGCTTAAAAGCCAGCGTAATACTGTATCGCAGGAAATCAGCAGACTAAAAAAAGCAAAAGAAAACGCTGATGATCTTGTTGCTGAAATGCGGGTAGTCGGCGATAAAATCAGCGAGCTTGACGCAAAAGTCAAAGAAGTCGAAGGCAAGCTTAGTGAGATTATCATGAATATCCCCAATGTGCCGCATGAGTCAGTAGTCGTTGGCCATGATGAGAATGACAATAAGGAAATCCGTAAATGGGGCGAACCGCGCAAGTTTGAGTTTGAACCGCTTGCCCACTGGGAAATTGGCGAGAAATTAGGCCTCCTAGATTTTGAACGCGGTGGTAAGGTAACCGGAGCCCGTTTTACCTTTTATCGCGGATTGGGTTCGCGTTTAGAGCGTTCGTTAATTAATTTCATGCTTGATCTTCATACACGCGAGCACGGTTACACCGAATTCTTCCCGCCGTTTATTGCCAATAAGGACAGTATGACCGGGACAGGCCAGCTGCCTAAATTCGGTGAGGATATGTTTAAACTGGAAGGTTTGGATTACTATCTTATTCCTACTGCCGAAGTTCCGGTAACCAACCTTCATCGCGGTGAAATTCTCGACGTTAAAGAACTCCCGCTGTACTACACCGCCTATAGCGCGTGCTTCAGGGCTGAAGCCGGTGCTGCCGGGCGTGATACCCGCGGCCTTATTCGCCAGCATCAGTTTAATAAGGTCGAGATGGTCAAGTTTACCAAGCCCGAGGACTCTTACGATGAACTCGAAAAGCTGACAAATAATGCTGAGCGTGTGCTGCAGCTATTGGGTCTGCCGTACCGGGTTATCCTGCTTTGTACGGGCGATATGGGTTTCTCGTCAGCCAAGACATACGACCTCGAAGTTTGGCTGCCTAGCTTTAATAAATATCGTGAAATTTCGTCCTGCTCTAACTTTGAGGACTTCCAGGCTCGGCGCGCCGATATTAAATTCCGCCGTGAGCCCAAGGCGAAACCGGAGTTTGTTCATACATTAAACGGTTCGGGTGTAGCAATTGGCCGGACGGTTGCTGCTATTTTAGAAAACTATCAGCAGCCCGACGGCTCGGTCGTAGTGCCAGAAGTGCTGCGGCCTTACATGGGAACCGATATAATCAAGGGCTATTGA